A window from Henckelia pumila isolate YLH828 unplaced genomic scaffold, ASM3356847v2 CTG_466, whole genome shotgun sequence encodes these proteins:
- the LOC140872558 gene encoding protein BOBBER 1-like, translating into MAILSDYEEDNQKKPATSAVPARKQFNAALDPSDPIGFLEKVFEFVARESDLFKSDSLVSDVNAVLRMVKDKVESEEKKKKSKEAKVGADRKVEKNVKEEAPPQPSTSTAVRTEEVTVDKGSESQVEVEKNRLRAPNKGNGLDMEKYTWGQSLQEVNISVPVPPGTKSRFITCEIKKKYLKVGLKGQPPVVEGELFQSVKVDDCFWSLEDQKSISILLTKQNQMEWWKYLVKGEPEIDTQKVEPENSKLSDLDPETRSTVEKMMFDQRQKQMGLPSSDEMQKQEIMKKFMAEHPEMDFSKAKFS; encoded by the exons ATGGCGATACTCTCCGACTACGAGGAAGACAACCAGAAGAAGCCGGCGACATCGGCGGTGCCAGCGAGGAAACAGTTCAACGCCGCCCTCGATCCGTCGGATCCGATAGGGTTTTTGGAAAAGGTTTTCGAGTTCGTCGCGAGAGAAAGCGACTTGTTCAAGAGCGATTCCTTGGTGAGTGATGTGAATGCGGTGTTGAGGATGGTGAAAGATAAAGTTGAGTCGgaggaaaagaagaagaagagtaaagaaGCGAAGGTGGGAGCAGATAGAAAAGTTGAGAAAAATGTTAAGGAAGAGGCGCCGCCTCAGCCTTCGACGTCGACGGCCGTGAGGACGGAAGAGGTGACGGTGGATAAAGGAAGTGAGAGTCAAGTGGAAGTGGAGAAGAATAGGCTTCGAG CACCTAACAAAGGCAATGGCCTGGACATGGAGAAATACACTTGGGGTCAATCTTTGCAGGAGGTTAACATTAGTGTTCCTGTACCTCCTGGAACAAAGTCAAGATTCATTACTTgtgaaataaagaaaaaatatcTTAAAGTTGGGCTCAAAGGTCAGCCGCCGGTGGTTGAA GGAGAGCTTTTTCAGTCTGTCAAGGTTGATGATTGCTTCTGGAGTTTAG AGGACCAGAAATCCATCTCCATTCTCTTAACTAAGCAAAACCAGATGGAATGGTGGAAGTACTTGGTGAAGGGAGAACCTGAGATTGATACCCAGAAAGTTGAACCTGAGAACAGCAAATTGTCTGATCTTGATCCTGAAACACGATCCACTGTCGAAAAAATGATG TTCGACCAACGACAGAAGCAAATGGGCCTGCCCTCAAGTGATGAGATGCAAAAACAAGAGATAATGAAGAAGTTCATGGCTGAG CATCCAGAAATGGATTTCTCAAAGGCCAAGTTTAGCTAA